The Marinilongibacter aquaticus genome has a window encoding:
- a CDS encoding Gfo/Idh/MocA family protein, translating to MPTRRDFIRNMAMSSIVLPIGMQFPKAKAQKLRVALVGLGRYARLLADAIMVSSHCELKGLVTGTPSKEEEWGKKYNVPKRNIYNYQNFDEIASNKEIDLIYIVLPNGMHMEYAVRAAKAGKHVMVEKPMATNAADCKVIIEACEKAGVQLGVGYRLHFEPYNMEMMRLGQEKVLGEVRLVDASLGYNIEQTDPNDWHLNKKLAGGGALQNLGVYCVQAARYITGLEPVSVKAEYGPKHFPELFKEVEETLYWQLHFENKAVATSTASYVYGIDRLYASASQGHFELSPAISYGPFRGRSNQAEFDFPQTNQQQVQMDKIAQYILAEKPLPDHISGYEGLRDLKVMDAIYRAAETGKRVSI from the coding sequence ATGCCTACAAGAAGAGATTTTATTCGGAACATGGCCATGAGTTCGATTGTCCTCCCAATCGGCATGCAATTTCCTAAAGCCAAAGCACAAAAATTACGTGTCGCACTGGTGGGTTTGGGCAGATATGCCAGACTTTTGGCCGATGCCATAATGGTTTCATCGCATTGCGAACTCAAGGGTTTGGTTACGGGTACGCCAAGCAAAGAAGAAGAATGGGGCAAAAAGTACAATGTTCCAAAGCGGAACATCTACAACTATCAAAATTTTGATGAGATCGCCTCAAACAAAGAAATCGACCTCATTTACATTGTGCTGCCCAATGGTATGCACATGGAATACGCCGTGCGGGCCGCCAAAGCAGGCAAACATGTGATGGTAGAAAAACCAATGGCAACAAATGCGGCAGACTGTAAAGTGATAATCGAGGCTTGCGAAAAAGCCGGTGTGCAGTTGGGCGTGGGCTATCGGCTTCATTTTGAACCTTACAACATGGAAATGATGCGACTGGGGCAAGAAAAAGTGCTGGGCGAGGTGCGTTTGGTAGACGCATCGCTTGGTTACAATATCGAGCAAACCGATCCAAACGATTGGCATTTGAACAAAAAACTGGCTGGTGGCGGAGCACTTCAAAACCTCGGTGTTTATTGTGTACAGGCCGCACGCTACATTACTGGTTTGGAGCCCGTATCGGTGAAAGCGGAATACGGCCCCAAACATTTCCCCGAGCTTTTTAAAGAAGTGGAAGAAACCTTGTATTGGCAGTTGCATTTCGAAAACAAAGCCGTCGCCACGTCCACCGCATCCTACGTATACGGTATCGATCGCCTCTATGCCTCGGCCAGCCAAGGTCATTTTGAGTTAAGCCCTGCCATAAGCTACGGCCCCTTTCGCGGACGGTCAAACCAAGCCGAGTTTGATTTCCCGCAAACCAACCAACAGCAAGTGCAAATGGACAAAATAGCTCAATATATTTTGGCCGAAAAGCCCCTCCCCGATCACATCAGTGGATACGAAGGTTTACGCGATCTGAAAGTGATGGATGCCATTTATAGGGCGGCAGAAACTGGAAAAAGGGTGAGCATATAA
- a CDS encoding glycosyltransferase family 2 protein encodes MSNQKFFLALTAIAKNENDYLQEFIEFYHHCHKVEHFYIYDNDSEIPLQKTLAENAPHLLKLISFIPFPGLKMQLAAYNHFVENYGHQTHFTCFFDIDEYVVCHKHDTLFDFLHERKNQAGIGINWLFFGPKPHIQKPNSGRLFENYLYSEGFQHDYIKCIVQPKHVKTFLNPHAPQMKPFRFLRNAEGGFIKASPPVSKKYTMDTIQLNHYFTKSMDEYQVKINSVRADIGVKRTETSDMAWLPSFPKKAIVKNDVALRYSQILQNALENGSLIENA; translated from the coding sequence ATGTCTAACCAAAAATTCTTTTTGGCCTTAACGGCCATTGCCAAAAACGAAAACGACTATTTACAAGAATTCATCGAATTTTATCATCATTGTCACAAAGTCGAGCATTTCTACATCTACGACAATGATTCGGAAATCCCCTTGCAAAAAACACTAGCCGAAAATGCTCCCCATCTGTTAAAATTGATAAGCTTTATTCCCTTTCCGGGATTGAAAATGCAATTGGCGGCCTACAATCATTTTGTGGAAAATTACGGGCACCAAACACACTTCACTTGCTTTTTCGATATCGATGAGTATGTGGTTTGCCACAAGCACGATACCTTATTCGATTTTTTGCATGAGCGTAAAAATCAAGCGGGAATCGGAATCAACTGGTTGTTTTTTGGCCCCAAGCCGCACATTCAAAAACCAAACTCCGGAAGGCTTTTTGAGAATTACCTTTATTCAGAAGGTTTTCAACACGACTATATAAAATGTATCGTGCAGCCCAAACACGTCAAAACCTTTTTGAACCCCCACGCTCCTCAAATGAAGCCGTTCCGCTTTTTACGCAATGCAGAAGGCGGATTCATTAAAGCATCGCCGCCCGTTTCAAAAAAATACACGATGGACACGATTCAATTGAACCATTACTTTACTAAGTCTATGGACGAGTATCAAGTAAAAATAAACTCTGTGCGGGCAGATATCGGAGTAAAACGAACCGAAACGAGCGATATGGCCTGGCTTCCCAGTTTCCCCAAAAAGGCCATAGTGAAAAACGATGTTGCCCTTCGTTATTCCCAAATCCTGCAAAATGCCCTAGAAAACGGTTCCCTTATTGAAAATGCCTAA
- a CDS encoding 2-oxo acid dehydrogenase subunit E2, which produces MAEVIRMPKMSDTMEEGVIAAWNVKVGDKVSSGDILAEVETDKATMDMESYYDGTILYIGVQKGDAVPVNGILAVVGDEGEEFESLLKGDGAAAEAKAEEPAKSETPAAAPAEKIDTSGINAQLVKMPLLSDTMTEGVIHSWLKKVGDSVSSGDILAEIETDKATMELESYEDGELLYIGVKEGDAAPVNSVIAVIGEKGADYETLLKADAAASSAPAAEEKTEAAPAPKAEEPSKSSAPAAASSQPVSSSNSNGRILASPLAKRLAEEKGIDLQAVSGSGEGGRIIKADVDNFVPAAAPAPVAASGAVLAMPSGTESSEEIKLSQMRKAIAKSLAASQSSAVTFQLTMEINMDKAMKARASMNEISPVKISFNDLVVKACGVALRKHPNVNSSWRDDHIHRNHHVHIGMAVAIEDGLVVPVIRFADTLPLSVLAATTKDLGGKAKSGKLQPADWEGNTFTVSNLGMFGIEQFTSIINNPKNESCILSVGGIKETVAVRNGEFYATNIMKVTMTCDHRVVDGATGAAFLVTLKQLLEDPARMLV; this is translated from the coding sequence ATGGCTGAGGTAATCAGAATGCCCAAGATGAGCGATACCATGGAAGAAGGGGTAATCGCCGCATGGAATGTCAAAGTTGGAGATAAAGTCAGTTCAGGCGATATCCTGGCCGAAGTGGAGACAGACAAAGCCACAATGGACATGGAGTCGTACTACGACGGTACTATATTGTATATTGGTGTACAAAAGGGAGATGCCGTGCCTGTGAACGGCATTCTTGCGGTTGTAGGCGATGAAGGCGAAGAGTTTGAAAGCTTATTGAAAGGAGATGGTGCTGCCGCGGAAGCAAAAGCCGAAGAGCCCGCAAAATCTGAAACACCAGCTGCAGCCCCAGCAGAAAAAATTGACACTTCGGGTATCAATGCTCAATTGGTAAAAATGCCTTTGTTGAGCGATACCATGACAGAAGGTGTGATTCACAGCTGGTTGAAAAAAGTAGGCGACAGTGTGAGCTCAGGAGATATTTTGGCCGAAATCGAAACGGATAAAGCAACAATGGAGCTCGAATCTTATGAAGATGGCGAATTGCTTTATATCGGTGTGAAAGAAGGCGATGCCGCTCCTGTAAACTCTGTAATTGCAGTGATCGGCGAAAAAGGAGCCGATTACGAAACTTTGCTGAAAGCCGATGCCGCGGCCTCAAGTGCTCCAGCAGCTGAAGAGAAAACCGAAGCGGCTCCCGCTCCGAAAGCAGAAGAACCGAGCAAAAGCTCTGCTCCTGCCGCAGCAAGCAGCCAACCTGTAAGCAGCAGCAATTCAAACGGTAGAATTTTGGCCTCTCCATTGGCCAAGCGTTTAGCCGAAGAAAAAGGCATCGATCTACAGGCCGTATCGGGTTCTGGAGAAGGTGGACGAATCATCAAAGCCGATGTCGATAATTTTGTACCCGCCGCAGCTCCTGCTCCAGTAGCTGCAAGTGGTGCCGTATTGGCCATGCCTTCAGGTACAGAATCGTCTGAAGAAATCAAATTGTCGCAAATGCGTAAGGCCATCGCCAAAAGCTTGGCCGCTTCTCAGTCGAGTGCGGTAACTTTCCAGCTTACCATGGAAATCAACATGGACAAAGCCATGAAAGCTCGTGCTTCGATGAATGAAATTTCTCCTGTGAAGATATCTTTCAACGATTTGGTGGTAAAAGCTTGCGGTGTAGCTCTACGCAAACACCCGAATGTTAACTCCTCTTGGCGTGACGACCACATTCACAGAAATCATCACGTACACATTGGTATGGCCGTAGCCATCGAAGACGGTTTGGTAGTGCCTGTAATTCGTTTTGCGGACACATTGCCCCTTTCTGTATTGGCCGCTACAACAAAAGACCTGGGCGGAAAAGCCAAAAGTGGAAAACTTCAACCAGCAGATTGGGAAGGCAATACTTTCACCGTAAGCAACTTGGGTATGTTTGGTATTGAGCAATTCACCTCGATCATCAACAACCCGAAAAACGAATCTTGTATTCTATCTGTTGGCGGCATCAAAGAAACGGTTGCCGTGAGAAACGGTGAATTTTATGCCACAAACATCATGAAAGTAACCATGACTTGCGACCACCGCGTAGTGGACGGAGCCACTGGAGCCGCTTTCTTGGTTACCTTGAAGCAACTCTTGGAAGATCCAGCAAGAATGTTGGTGTAA
- a CDS encoding NFACT RNA binding domain-containing protein, which yields MHNNYHFFLRLVVALKPVLLGKELLACFSQEKDELVLGFANQKEDFYIKCAVSSQFGGLYFSETFHRARQNSVDLFPEILHLPAQDIFVFENERAIGVNLGEHYCLVFKLFGQRSNVILFEGDNAISIFNHRLPDDMEIEKAALNRQIDSDFTHFQSEGQNINRVFPTWGKIPKAYFEQKKSENLEKNWALCEAIAKELQSGKFHFIDWKDELHFSLLPFGQVLETFDDPIAAVNRFYIEKQKRLQFEIEKRAALKTLLQKKKQTEGYIRKTEKRLDEVLSGPGNQEMGHLIMAYLHEIPEQASEISLPDFHTGEPIQIKLKSKISAQKNAEAYYRKAKREKVEQDKLIENIEKRSEELEQITAQIEQIDEQNDLRSLRNLLKTEKLQKKSSKKENVVELFKHFQLEGFQIYVGKSAKNNDLLTLKHAHKNDLWLHAKDVSGSHVVIKQIPGKTIPKPVLERAAGLAAWFSKRRTDSLVPVIYTPKKFVRKVKGSPDGQVLVEKEDVLLIDPLDPANI from the coding sequence GTGCACAATAATTATCATTTCTTTCTTCGTCTGGTTGTTGCTTTAAAACCCGTACTCCTCGGGAAAGAACTACTTGCCTGTTTCAGTCAGGAAAAGGATGAGCTTGTCTTGGGCTTTGCCAACCAAAAAGAGGACTTCTACATCAAATGTGCAGTGTCTTCTCAATTTGGCGGTCTCTATTTTTCCGAGACCTTTCACCGAGCTCGACAAAACTCGGTCGATCTCTTTCCTGAAATTTTACATTTGCCCGCACAGGATATTTTTGTTTTCGAAAACGAAAGAGCGATTGGCGTGAATTTGGGCGAACACTATTGTCTGGTTTTCAAGCTTTTTGGGCAAAGGTCAAACGTGATTTTATTTGAGGGCGACAACGCAATCTCCATTTTCAACCACAGATTACCCGATGATATGGAAATAGAGAAAGCGGCTCTCAATCGGCAAATCGACAGTGATTTCACTCATTTTCAAAGCGAAGGACAAAACATTAACCGCGTTTTTCCCACATGGGGAAAAATACCAAAAGCCTATTTTGAACAAAAGAAAAGCGAAAACCTTGAGAAAAACTGGGCTCTCTGTGAAGCAATCGCCAAAGAATTGCAATCCGGAAAGTTCCATTTCATTGATTGGAAAGACGAACTGCATTTTTCGCTCTTGCCTTTTGGCCAAGTTTTAGAAACCTTCGACGATCCGATAGCCGCCGTTAATCGATTCTATATCGAAAAGCAAAAAAGGCTGCAATTCGAAATTGAAAAAAGAGCCGCTTTGAAAACCCTTTTGCAAAAGAAAAAGCAAACGGAAGGTTATATACGAAAAACAGAGAAAAGACTGGATGAAGTGCTTTCTGGCCCGGGCAATCAGGAGATGGGGCATTTAATTATGGCCTACCTGCACGAAATCCCTGAACAAGCTTCCGAAATCAGTTTACCCGATTTTCACACGGGCGAACCGATACAGATAAAATTGAAAAGCAAAATTTCTGCTCAAAAAAATGCAGAAGCCTATTACAGAAAAGCCAAAAGGGAAAAAGTAGAGCAGGACAAACTGATTGAAAACATCGAAAAACGCAGTGAAGAACTTGAGCAAATCACCGCACAAATTGAACAGATTGATGAACAAAACGACCTACGGTCGCTGCGAAATCTTTTAAAAACTGAAAAACTACAGAAAAAGAGTAGCAAAAAAGAGAATGTCGTCGAGTTGTTCAAACACTTTCAACTGGAGGGTTTTCAAATTTATGTGGGAAAAAGTGCCAAAAACAATGACCTGTTGACCTTGAAACATGCCCACAAAAACGACCTCTGGCTACATGCCAAAGATGTCAGTGGATCGCATGTGGTCATTAAGCAAATCCCGGGGAAAACCATCCCAAAACCTGTACTCGAAAGGGCCGCGGGTTTGGCGGCTTGGTTTTCCAAACGGCGAACAGACAGTTTGGTGCCCGTCATTTATACACCCAAAAAGTTTGTCAGAAAAGTAAAAGGTAGCCCTGATGGCCAAGTTTTGGTAGAGAAAGAAGATGTTTTATTGATCGATCCTTTGGACCCTGCGAACATTTAA